The following are from one region of the Salicibibacter kimchii genome:
- a CDS encoding YbbR-like domain-containing protein encodes MDKLFNNRWFLRFFSLVIATMLFLMVNMDDLGSQPGVFPVTNSEQLTIEDVELDVYYDDEQYAIVEMEDTVDIQLSGTQSALNLFQVTSPNYEVYVDLEDLGPGVHNVNVEHRDFPAGINVSTEPESVQVTLEEREMTTLPVEIEFMNEDELPEGYTLGEPEVTPEEVEVQGAVSQLEDIDSLQAYIDVGGAEETIYETVEVTVYGPYGEVLDFAVDPNTVDVVVPITPPSTEVPLEVETEGTLDEDVELVDLSVEPETATIYGDLGILDDISAVEVGPVDVSGMTESETMEMDIDMPDGVIHVQPETVSIQAIVEEDENNENNEEETEEQDTQTMELPLQVDNVPGNVEVTVTDEEPFNVTVEGDEEELDDLSEDDVRLYIDYEEIDDEHVDEGDEASYEMQVEIEGPSGFEYQLEMESVEVEITNPEGSE; translated from the coding sequence ATGGATAAGCTCTTCAATAACCGGTGGTTTTTACGTTTCTTTTCCTTGGTGATCGCGACGATGCTCTTTTTAATGGTTAATATGGATGATTTAGGGAGTCAACCAGGTGTTTTCCCGGTGACAAACTCCGAACAGTTAACAATCGAAGATGTGGAATTGGACGTTTATTATGATGACGAGCAATACGCGATTGTTGAGATGGAAGATACAGTAGATATTCAACTGTCCGGTACGCAAAGTGCATTAAATCTTTTTCAAGTAACGAGTCCGAATTATGAAGTTTATGTGGATTTGGAAGATCTAGGCCCGGGCGTACACAATGTAAATGTTGAACACCGTGATTTTCCTGCCGGAATCAATGTGTCTACGGAACCGGAATCCGTGCAGGTGACATTGGAAGAACGGGAAATGACGACGTTGCCGGTAGAAATTGAGTTTATGAATGAAGATGAATTACCGGAAGGCTATACCCTTGGAGAGCCGGAGGTTACTCCTGAAGAAGTGGAAGTACAGGGGGCTGTCTCCCAACTTGAAGACATCGATTCGCTGCAAGCGTATATTGATGTCGGAGGCGCGGAAGAAACCATCTATGAAACGGTGGAGGTAACGGTCTACGGTCCTTATGGTGAAGTGTTGGATTTTGCCGTGGACCCGAATACGGTAGATGTCGTCGTTCCCATTACCCCTCCTTCGACAGAAGTTCCGCTGGAAGTGGAGACTGAAGGGACTCTGGATGAGGATGTGGAACTCGTTGATCTTTCCGTTGAGCCGGAGACTGCCACCATTTATGGTGATTTGGGTATCCTTGATGATATTTCCGCCGTTGAAGTAGGCCCAGTCGATGTAAGCGGAATGACGGAAAGCGAGACCATGGAGATGGATATTGACATGCCGGACGGGGTCATCCATGTTCAACCAGAGACAGTGAGCATACAGGCGATTGTGGAAGAAGATGAAAACAACGAAAACAATGAAGAAGAAACGGAAGAACAAGATACCCAGACGATGGAGCTGCCATTGCAGGTTGATAATGTGCCGGGAAATGTTGAAGTAACGGTTACAGATGAAGAGCCCTTCAATGTAACCGTTGAGGGGGACGAAGAGGAACTTGATGATTTAAGTGAAGACGACGTCCGCTTATATATCGATTACGAAGAAATCGATGATGAGCATGTTGATGAAGGCGACGAAGCGTCTTATGAAATGCAGGTAGAAATCGAAGGGCCAAGTGGCTTTGAGTATCAGTTGGAGATGGAAAGTGTGGAAGTCGAAATAACAAATCCTGAAGGTAGTGAATAG
- the thiD gene encoding bifunctional hydroxymethylpyrimidine kinase/phosphomethylpyrimidine kinase, with the protein MTEIAKALTVAGTDPSGGAGIQADLKTFQEIGVYGMSVITSVVSQNSLGVKSFVDLELDFVESQFDAVFEDIPPNAVKSGMLSNPNVMALTARKLKEANVANYVLDPVMIASSGHALISETAREKIAKELLPLATVVTPNLPEAEALTNREIKTIDDMKEAGRVLVEDYGVNAALIKGGHYEGEADDYLYDGQTFEKFSAERFDTKHTHGSGCTYAAVITAGLANGKPLYKAVKDGKAYITAAISNPLNIGKGQGPTNHWGHRWSEVQPTTKV; encoded by the coding sequence ATGACAGAAATCGCAAAAGCATTAACGGTGGCAGGGACGGACCCAAGCGGAGGAGCCGGAATTCAAGCGGATTTGAAAACGTTCCAGGAGATCGGCGTCTATGGAATGAGTGTGATTACGTCCGTCGTTAGTCAGAATTCGCTCGGAGTAAAATCCTTCGTGGACCTCGAGCTGGATTTTGTGGAAAGCCAATTCGACGCCGTGTTTGAGGATATTCCTCCAAACGCGGTGAAATCGGGCATGCTTTCCAATCCTAACGTGATGGCATTGACAGCCCGGAAGCTGAAGGAAGCGAATGTGGCCAATTACGTGTTGGATCCCGTGATGATTGCTTCCAGCGGGCACGCGCTCATTTCGGAAACAGCCAGGGAGAAGATTGCGAAAGAGCTTCTTCCCTTGGCCACAGTCGTCACCCCCAATTTACCGGAAGCGGAGGCGCTGACCAATCGGGAGATCAAGACGATCGACGATATGAAAGAAGCCGGGCGGGTTTTGGTTGAAGACTATGGAGTGAACGCAGCATTGATTAAAGGCGGGCATTATGAAGGCGAGGCTGACGATTATCTTTATGATGGCCAAACGTTTGAAAAATTTTCAGCGGAACGCTTTGACACAAAGCACACCCACGGAAGCGGCTGCACGTACGCAGCGGTTATTACAGCCGGTTTGGCGAATGGAAAGCCCCTCTATAAGGCTGTGAAAGATGGGAAAGCATATATTACGGCCGCCATTTCAAACCCGCTCAATATCGGAAAAGGGCAAGGTCCGACGAATCATTGGGGACATCGCTGGTCTGAGGTTCAACCGACCACCAAAGTGTAA
- a CDS encoding winged helix-turn-helix domain-containing protein yields MTIHVNKKAARRFLLAKSGLNNYGAIGPSMGAALRRLECVQLDPVAIIERNHHLVFFNRLEKYDRSAFERQLWDGHAFEYFANAACMLPMEDYPIFKGKRKTSQREWASKRELHKDVERSIRQALADQGPLPSKFFASNKKVVGAWDHPTHATTKETSHVLRMLFETGDIQVCGRQGSERYFALSEDVIPASYQQESEGISEKEAGRRLVHKYLRAYRLIDDSDPRFGWQRMTAKERKAWVEGFISDGTLIPVDIEGATERYTVLQEDAEQLLAYETSNKRSNDAVSFLPPLDNLLWRRTRLEDLFDFMYRWEIYMPRHKRRYGPYTLPILLGDQLIGRADPFFDREKGELHIHIHEEPSREWSKTRKERVERGARRLGKRLDAEDVRVTMVTE; encoded by the coding sequence ATGACCATTCACGTCAATAAAAAGGCAGCACGACGTTTTCTGCTCGCGAAGTCCGGCCTGAACAACTATGGTGCGATCGGCCCGAGCATGGGGGCGGCCCTTCGCCGGTTGGAGTGTGTGCAATTGGATCCGGTGGCCATCATCGAGCGGAACCACCATCTTGTTTTTTTCAATCGTTTGGAAAAATACGATCGCTCAGCATTCGAGCGTCAATTATGGGACGGGCATGCCTTTGAGTATTTTGCCAACGCCGCTTGTATGCTTCCGATGGAGGACTATCCGATTTTCAAAGGGAAAAGAAAAACGAGCCAACGGGAGTGGGCATCGAAACGGGAACTGCATAAAGACGTGGAACGTTCGATCCGGCAAGCGTTGGCGGATCAAGGGCCGTTACCTTCCAAATTTTTTGCTTCAAACAAAAAAGTCGTCGGGGCCTGGGATCACCCAACGCACGCGACGACAAAAGAAACGAGTCATGTGCTCCGAATGCTGTTTGAAACAGGGGATATTCAAGTATGCGGCAGACAAGGGTCCGAGCGCTATTTTGCCTTGAGCGAAGATGTGATCCCCGCTTCCTATCAACAAGAATCAGAAGGAATCAGCGAAAAAGAAGCGGGCCGAAGACTTGTGCACAAATATTTGCGCGCATATCGCCTGATTGATGACAGCGATCCGCGATTTGGCTGGCAGCGCATGACAGCAAAGGAGCGCAAGGCTTGGGTGGAAGGCTTTATTTCTGATGGTACGCTCATTCCGGTGGATATCGAGGGCGCAACCGAGCGGTACACGGTATTGCAGGAAGATGCCGAACAGCTTCTGGCATACGAAACGAGCAATAAGCGTAGCAATGATGCCGTCTCCTTTTTGCCGCCGCTCGATAATTTGCTATGGCGACGAACTCGCTTGGAGGATTTATTCGATTTTATGTATCGGTGGGAAATTTATATGCCGCGGCATAAGCGACGCTATGGTCCGTACACGCTCCCGATCTTGCTCGGTGATCAGCTGATCGGGCGGGCGGATCCGTTTTTTGACCGTGAAAAAGGGGAGTTGCATATTCATATCCATGAAGAACCTTCCCGGGAATGGTCAAAAACGCGCAAGGAACGCGTGGAGCGCGGGGCCAGACGCTTGGGGAAACGTCTTGATGCAGAGGACGTTCGGGTCACGATGGTGACGGAATAA
- a CDS encoding D-alanine--D-alanine ligase family protein, producing MKTKVGVFFGGISVEHEVSVISALQTIDAMDDRRYEPVPIYMAKDRTWYTGGELLDIEAYKDLDGLLQQVQSVTPVPAENGGVMLQKKPVPKFGKREVAHIDVAFPVLHGTFGEDGVLQGFFELLNIPYAGCDVTSSAAGMDKIVMKQMLRDQEVPVLPDVWFYQHQWAGQQASLQKKIEEKLGYPVIIKPANLGSSVGIDVARNRESLDTVVEEAFSFASKLVVEPLISDLTEVNCSVLGDAEEMETSELEEVLKTEEILSYADKYQSGAGGKGDTSGTKGVGGMENTDRVIPAPIDEKLAAEIRRLAKETFRVLGCSGVSRVDFMIDKNENQVYVNEINTIPGSLSFYLWEPAGKDFTTLTHEMIQLALKRERNRERLTFSIDTNLFALQGNNGKGGKQGSKR from the coding sequence ATGAAAACAAAAGTAGGTGTTTTTTTCGGAGGTATTTCTGTTGAGCATGAAGTTTCCGTGATTTCAGCCTTGCAGACGATCGACGCGATGGACGATCGGCGTTATGAACCCGTCCCCATTTATATGGCGAAAGACCGTACCTGGTACACCGGGGGGGAATTGTTGGACATTGAAGCCTACAAAGATCTGGATGGCTTGTTGCAACAAGTGCAATCGGTAACCCCTGTGCCTGCTGAGAACGGCGGTGTTATGTTGCAAAAAAAACCAGTGCCTAAGTTTGGGAAAAGAGAGGTTGCCCATATTGATGTTGCTTTTCCTGTTTTGCATGGAACGTTTGGCGAAGACGGGGTGCTGCAGGGGTTCTTTGAACTATTAAATATCCCATACGCCGGTTGCGATGTCACTTCTTCCGCGGCCGGCATGGATAAAATCGTGATGAAGCAAATGCTCCGGGACCAAGAAGTGCCGGTCCTTCCGGACGTTTGGTTTTATCAGCATCAGTGGGCGGGACAACAAGCATCGCTACAAAAAAAGATTGAGGAGAAACTAGGGTACCCGGTCATCATTAAACCGGCAAACCTTGGTTCGAGTGTAGGGATTGACGTGGCCCGCAACCGGGAGTCTCTTGATACGGTTGTGGAGGAAGCATTTTCCTTCGCCTCCAAACTTGTCGTCGAGCCCCTGATTTCTGATTTAACCGAAGTTAATTGTTCGGTGCTCGGGGACGCTGAAGAGATGGAAACGTCCGAACTGGAGGAAGTATTAAAGACAGAAGAGATTTTGAGTTATGCCGATAAGTATCAAAGCGGGGCCGGCGGGAAAGGAGATACCTCCGGGACGAAAGGAGTTGGGGGGATGGAAAATACGGATCGTGTTATCCCTGCTCCGATTGACGAGAAGCTTGCCGCGGAAATCCGCCGCTTGGCGAAAGAGACGTTCCGCGTTCTCGGTTGCAGCGGTGTTTCCCGCGTTGATTTCATGATTGATAAAAACGAAAATCAAGTCTACGTCAACGAGATCAACACGATCCCAGGCTCGCTTTCCTTTTATTTATGGGAGCCGGCTGGCAAAGATTTTACCACGCTCACCCATGAAATGATCCAATTGGCATTGAAACGGGAACGAAACCGCGAGCGCCTGACATTCTCCATCGATACCAACCTTTTTGCATTGCAAGGGAACAATGGGAAAGGTGGAAAACAAGGAAGCAAAAGGTGA
- the nagB gene encoding glucosamine-6-phosphate deaminase, which produces MDIRICKNYEDLSTKAGARVAGQIAEKENSVLGLATGGTPEGMYRQLAEQYQKGALSFRQVTTFNLDEYIGLPTSHSLNYHAYMKTHLFSKVDLLTENTYLPDGGAMDLTAECERYETLLREAGGVDLQVLGLGHNGHIGFNEPGTPFSSTTHVVELDEKTREANARFFDKRSDVPKKAITMGIETILAAREILVLVSGLDKAEALSAMLYREVTAAFPATALQKHPNVTVLADEQAAKGLPG; this is translated from the coding sequence ATGGACATACGTATTTGTAAAAATTATGAGGACCTTAGCACAAAAGCTGGTGCACGTGTGGCGGGCCAAATCGCAGAAAAAGAAAACAGTGTATTGGGGCTGGCAACGGGTGGCACGCCCGAAGGGATGTACAGGCAACTGGCCGAACAATATCAAAAGGGAGCGCTTTCTTTTCGGCAGGTAACCACGTTCAATCTGGATGAATACATCGGTTTGCCCACGAGCCATTCTTTAAACTATCACGCTTATATGAAGACCCATTTATTTTCAAAGGTTGATCTTTTAACGGAGAATACCTACTTGCCTGATGGAGGTGCGATGGATCTAACAGCGGAATGCGAGCGTTATGAAACATTGCTTCGTGAAGCGGGCGGGGTAGACTTGCAAGTATTGGGACTGGGGCATAACGGCCATATAGGTTTTAACGAACCGGGGACGCCCTTCTCTTCAACCACTCACGTCGTTGAGCTTGATGAAAAAACAAGAGAAGCGAATGCCCGCTTCTTTGACAAAAGAAGCGATGTTCCCAAAAAAGCAATAACAATGGGGATTGAAACGATTTTAGCTGCCCGCGAAATTCTGGTTCTCGTCTCGGGATTGGATAAGGCAGAAGCGCTTAGCGCCATGCTGTATCGGGAGGTGACGGCTGCGTTTCCGGCCACCGCTTTGCAAAAGCATCCGAATGTCACCGTCCTTGCCGATGAGCAAGCGGCAAAGGGATTGCCGGGTTAG
- the cls gene encoding cardiolipin synthase: MDILSIAVGLLFLLNAIFAGIIVFMERRDVHATWAWLLILVFIPYLGFILYLVLGQNLTRKRLFDWDGIEQIGLKDLINDQLYDMKHHRFDFKSETSSNHRDLVSLLLRSNDAVLTQDNHVDVFTDGVDKFSQLLSDIAEAKDHVHLQYYIFRNDNLGKRIINLLTEKAREGVQIRVLYDDMGSRKLYPKHFRTLTEVGGEVGVFFPSRIPYMNSRLNYRNHRKIVVIDGEVAYVGGFNVGDEYLGHNKRMGYWRDTHLRLRGSSVKALQTRFILDWNQASKDKTIHYEPHYFPYLPLQGDISTQIVSSGPDTKWEEIKNGYIKMITSARESVFIQTPYFIPDASLLDALHIAALAGKDVRIMIPNKPDHPFVYWATYSHMGELLNSGARFYIYDAGFIHSKMLVVDRSVGTIGTANIDVRSFRLNFEVNAFMYDKKLGEKMATIFEADQTFSSEMTPQRYQERGHWVRFKESIARLLSPIL, translated from the coding sequence ATGGACATTTTATCAATCGCTGTTGGTTTGTTATTTTTACTAAACGCAATTTTTGCCGGCATTATTGTTTTTATGGAGCGACGTGATGTGCACGCGACTTGGGCTTGGTTGCTCATCCTGGTCTTTATCCCCTACCTCGGGTTCATCCTTTACTTAGTCCTTGGGCAAAACTTGACCCGAAAACGTCTATTTGATTGGGACGGCATTGAACAAATAGGCTTGAAGGACTTAATCAATGATCAATTATATGATATGAAACATCATCGATTCGATTTTAAAAGTGAAACATCGAGCAACCACCGTGACCTGGTTTCTTTGTTGCTCCGCAGTAACGACGCCGTGTTAACCCAAGACAATCATGTGGATGTGTTCACGGACGGCGTTGATAAATTTTCGCAATTATTGTCTGACATCGCGGAGGCGAAAGACCATGTGCATTTGCAATATTACATATTTCGTAATGACAACCTTGGAAAACGCATCATCAACTTGCTGACGGAAAAGGCACGCGAAGGAGTGCAAATCCGTGTGCTTTATGACGATATGGGGTCCCGAAAGCTTTATCCGAAACATTTTAGAACCCTCACGGAAGTAGGAGGCGAAGTCGGGGTATTTTTCCCTTCACGTATCCCTTATATGAACTCTCGTCTGAATTACCGAAATCACCGCAAAATCGTAGTGATTGACGGGGAAGTCGCGTATGTCGGTGGATTTAATGTCGGCGATGAATACTTGGGGCATAATAAGCGAATGGGTTATTGGCGCGATACCCATTTACGTTTGCGCGGATCTTCGGTGAAAGCGTTACAAACCCGCTTCATTCTTGATTGGAACCAAGCCTCCAAAGACAAGACCATTCACTATGAGCCCCATTATTTTCCTTATCTTCCTCTTCAGGGGGATATTAGCACGCAAATTGTTTCCAGTGGACCGGATACCAAATGGGAAGAAATCAAAAACGGATATATCAAAATGATCACTTCGGCACGCGAATCTGTATTCATCCAAACGCCTTATTTTATCCCAGATGCCAGTTTGCTTGATGCGTTACATATCGCTGCCTTGGCCGGCAAAGACGTGCGCATTATGATCCCAAATAAACCGGATCATCCCTTCGTATACTGGGCGACGTATTCCCATATGGGAGAATTGCTCAATTCGGGTGCTCGCTTCTACATTTACGATGCAGGTTTTATCCATTCGAAAATGCTCGTTGTAGACCGGAGCGTCGGCACCATCGGTACCGCGAACATCGACGTACGCAGCTTCCGTCTGAATTTCGAAGTAAACGCCTTTATGTATGATAAAAAACTCGGCGAAAAAATGGCCACGATTTTCGAAGCTGACCAAACGTTTTCTTCGGAAATGACCCCACAACGTTATCAGGAGCGAGGGCACTGGGTTCGTTTCAAAGAATCGATTGCCCGGTTGTTGTCGCCGATATTGTAA
- a CDS encoding UDP-N-acetylmuramoyl-tripeptide--D-alanyl-D-alanine ligase: MSNLLILLLIATWAWYTTIRMKKNVHMLQLNAYRPERYFRWMKEHPEKAMYPRDVWPALALVFLLPIWGLSDTWSFSLAALWAIAAYVLLILGRPKTVEKKKLVYTPRVKRLLITTSILYVLVLAIAWLIGVNPFVFFLLLLVAANVLTFFIVMSANVINLPVESQINQRFFNDAESIVESMPDLEVIGITGSFGKTSTKHILKAVLAVEYNVLMTPESYNTKMGVTRTIREQLKPYHELFIAEMGAKQEHDIAEICELVHQKYGVLTAIGEQHLETFKTLDNIKKTKFEIVETLPEDGTAFLNKDDENIRAYPQMNNCRTLYYGIDADELHYRAMNIAYSAKGTTFKVRKYDGSNVMIETKLLGRHNIYNILAAVAIGSEKNIPLEKIARAIKGVPPISHRLELKKSSANLTIIDDSFNSNPTGSKMALEVLGSMPEKKVLVTPGMIELGDKEYELNKTLAQHAAGVCDFIILVGKKQTEPLQDGLTQAEYPKSNYYVAEDLQDALQKMHEVTAAEPSVVLLENDLPDTFNE; encoded by the coding sequence ATGAGTAACCTATTGATTCTTTTACTTATTGCCACTTGGGCTTGGTATACGACCATCCGTATGAAAAAGAACGTGCATATGCTCCAACTCAATGCGTACCGACCGGAACGTTATTTCCGTTGGATGAAAGAGCATCCGGAAAAAGCGATGTATCCGCGTGACGTGTGGCCGGCGCTTGCCCTTGTGTTTTTGCTTCCGATATGGGGGCTTTCGGATACTTGGAGCTTTTCGCTTGCGGCACTATGGGCCATCGCAGCCTATGTTTTGCTCATCTTGGGACGGCCGAAAACCGTTGAGAAAAAGAAACTTGTCTATACACCGCGAGTGAAAAGGTTGTTGATCACAACAAGCATCCTTTACGTGCTCGTTCTCGCGATCGCATGGCTAATTGGCGTTAACCCCTTCGTCTTCTTCTTGCTTTTGCTGGTTGCGGCTAACGTTCTGACATTTTTTATCGTCATGAGTGCAAATGTCATCAATTTGCCGGTTGAGTCGCAGATCAATCAACGTTTTTTTAACGATGCCGAAAGCATTGTGGAATCGATGCCTGACCTTGAAGTGATCGGCATCACGGGAAGTTTTGGAAAAACGAGCACCAAGCATATTTTAAAAGCTGTGTTGGCAGTGGAGTACAATGTTCTGATGACCCCGGAAAGTTACAATACGAAAATGGGGGTCACAAGGACGATTCGAGAACAGTTGAAGCCGTATCACGAGCTGTTTATTGCCGAAATGGGTGCGAAGCAAGAGCATGACATTGCAGAAATCTGTGAACTCGTTCATCAGAAATACGGCGTACTTACCGCGATCGGCGAACAGCATTTAGAAACGTTTAAAACGCTTGATAACATTAAAAAAACGAAATTTGAAATCGTGGAAACACTGCCGGAAGATGGAACGGCTTTTCTCAATAAAGATGATGAAAATATCCGCGCGTATCCGCAAATGAATAATTGTCGCACGCTGTATTACGGCATCGATGCCGACGAGCTTCACTATCGTGCGATGAATATTGCGTACTCGGCTAAGGGAACAACGTTTAAGGTACGAAAATATGACGGATCAAACGTAATGATTGAAACAAAATTATTGGGCAGGCATAACATCTATAATATTCTTGCGGCGGTAGCCATTGGATCGGAAAAGAATATTCCGCTTGAAAAAATTGCCCGCGCCATTAAAGGGGTCCCGCCGATTTCACATCGGCTTGAACTGAAAAAATCGAGCGCCAACCTCACCATCATCGATGACAGCTTTAACTCCAATCCGACTGGTTCGAAAATGGCTCTCGAAGTGTTGGGATCGATGCCGGAGAAAAAAGTGCTTGTCACGCCCGGAATGATCGAGTTGGGTGATAAAGAATATGAACTCAATAAGACGCTCGCACAACATGCGGCTGGGGTCTGTGATTTTATTATTCTCGTCGGCAAAAAACAAACCGAACCGCTCCAAGACGGGTTAACGCAAGCAGAGTATCCGAAATCGAACTATTATGTAGCTGAAGATTTGCAAGATGCGTTACAAAAAATGCACGAAGTAACGGCAGCGGAACCTTCTGTCGTGTTGTTGGAAAACGATTTGCCGGATACGTTCAATGAATAG
- a CDS encoding alpha/beta fold hydrolase → MFTDIKGGQVHYHCSGEGKDVILLHGWGANIDAFSPVHRNLEQHFKVWSFDFPGFGKSSEPPSPWSVDDYTNMLEQFIKKHDIQRPILIGHSFGGRVSIRYASDRDVHKVILVDSAGIKPKRKLKNRVKVYTYKASKALLNIPGLKSRKEDILANMKKKLGSADYQNVSGVMQQTLVKVVNEDLRHYLPNISVPTLLVWGEHDEATPVSDAKIMEEMIPDAGLVVLKGAGHYAYLDNAQEFLIILNHFLEKDKEARTSHE, encoded by the coding sequence GTGTTTACAGATATAAAGGGAGGGCAAGTCCATTATCACTGCTCGGGAGAAGGGAAAGATGTCATCCTCCTGCACGGTTGGGGGGCCAACATCGATGCTTTTTCCCCGGTCCATCGTAATCTCGAACAGCATTTTAAGGTTTGGTCGTTTGACTTCCCGGGATTCGGAAAAAGCTCGGAACCTCCAAGCCCGTGGAGTGTTGATGATTATACGAACATGTTGGAACAATTTATAAAAAAGCATGACATTCAACGCCCGATCCTGATTGGACATTCGTTCGGAGGCAGGGTGTCGATTCGTTATGCCTCTGACCGGGACGTACATAAGGTTATTTTAGTAGATAGCGCGGGGATTAAACCGAAACGTAAATTAAAAAATCGAGTGAAAGTATATACGTATAAAGCGAGTAAAGCGTTATTAAACATCCCCGGTTTGAAATCACGCAAGGAAGATATTCTCGCGAATATGAAAAAGAAATTGGGATCCGCTGACTATCAAAATGTATCCGGTGTGATGCAGCAAACGCTCGTGAAGGTTGTAAATGAAGATTTACGTCATTATTTGCCGAACATCTCCGTACCTACGTTACTCGTATGGGGAGAGCACGACGAAGCGACGCCTGTATCCGATGCTAAAATAATGGAAGAAATGATTCCCGATGCCGGCCTTGTCGTACTGAAAGGCGCAGGTCACTATGCTTATCTTGATAACGCGCAGGAATTTTTAATTATCCTCAATCATTTTCTCGAAAAAGACAAGGAGGCCCGTACGTCGCATGAGTAA
- the cdaA gene encoding diadenylate cyclase CdaA — MFGEEFITWLTRIVDILLVAFVVYKLITIVRGTRAVQLIKGITVILVAWFLSSLFALQTMQFLMNLVVTYGVLAIIIIFQPELRRALEQLGRGRLFGRGPTPEEKNSVNTIEALSKSIQYMAKRRIGALISIENETGMDDYIETGTPVKAQISNELLINIFIPNAPLHDGAVIIQNNELSAAACYLPLSENPFISKELGTRHRAAIGVSEVTDALTIVVSEETGDISVTKNSEIHREIDNERLRKMLENQLLKNVKTQSRWQWGGRKNG; from the coding sequence ATGTTTGGCGAGGAGTTCATCACGTGGCTAACGAGAATCGTGGATATTTTGTTAGTGGCGTTTGTCGTATATAAATTAATAACGATCGTGCGCGGCACGAGGGCCGTGCAATTGATTAAAGGAATTACGGTTATCTTGGTTGCCTGGTTTCTAAGCAGCCTTTTTGCCTTACAGACAATGCAGTTTCTCATGAACCTTGTGGTTACATATGGGGTGTTGGCCATCATCATTATTTTTCAACCCGAGTTGAGGCGTGCGCTTGAACAATTGGGCCGGGGCCGACTGTTCGGAAGAGGGCCGACCCCCGAGGAAAAGAACTCCGTAAACACGATTGAAGCATTGTCGAAATCGATTCAGTATATGGCCAAAAGAAGAATCGGCGCGCTGATTTCCATCGAAAATGAAACGGGAATGGATGATTATATCGAAACGGGAACGCCGGTAAAAGCGCAAATTTCTAATGAATTGCTTATTAATATATTCATTCCCAACGCACCGCTTCATGATGGGGCAGTGATTATTCAAAACAATGAGCTAAGTGCTGCTGCTTGTTATTTGCCGCTTTCAGAGAATCCGTTTATCTCCAAAGAATTGGGAACACGCCATCGCGCAGCCATCGGAGTGAGTGAAGTGACAGATGCGCTTACGATCGTCGTGTCCGAAGAGACCGGAGATATATCGGTTACGAAAAATAGCGAAATCCATCGCGAAATTGACAACGAGCGGCTTCGCAAAATGCTGGAAAATCAGTTGTTAAAAAATGTAAAAACACAATCCCGTTGGCAGTGGGGAGGGCGTAAAAATGGATAA
- a CDS encoding YolD-like family protein codes for MNKLTPGSNLRWESSRMILPEHREQWLRYRSSQQNSAPPLLDEQRWAEMEWTLRQAMEEGTPLTFTYWEAGEIRKQRGICYFFDHTLGRFHVQAADEAD; via the coding sequence ATGAACAAGTTAACACCCGGAAGCAACTTGCGTTGGGAATCGAGCCGGATGATTTTGCCGGAACACCGGGAGCAGTGGCTGCGATATCGATCCTCGCAGCAAAATTCGGCGCCGCCCCTCCTCGATGAGCAACGCTGGGCCGAGATGGAATGGACGTTGCGGCAAGCGATGGAGGAAGGCACCCCGCTCACGTTTACGTACTGGGAGGCGGGGGAGATACGGAAGCAACGCGGCATTTGTTATTTTTTCGATCATACGCTCGGGCGCTTTCACGTGCAGGCAGCCGATGAGGCAGATTAA